One Nocardioides luti DNA window includes the following coding sequences:
- a CDS encoding DUF3311 domain-containing protein: protein MADAPDRQPGGSTRGHWALVYLLLAPALVVPLLVPIYDRTDPELFGFPFFFWFQFALILGAAALTITAYAVASRADAQDRATRRARRDAGRDAGRGAGGSGR from the coding sequence ATGGCCGACGCTCCCGACCGCCAGCCCGGCGGTTCCACCCGAGGGCACTGGGCCCTCGTCTACCTGCTGCTCGCGCCGGCCCTCGTGGTGCCGCTGCTGGTGCCGATCTACGACCGCACGGACCCGGAGCTGTTCGGCTTCCCGTTCTTCTTCTGGTTCCAGTTCGCGCTGATCCTGGGAGCGGCGGCGCTGACGATCACGGCGTACGCCGTGGCCTCGCGCGCCGACGCGCAGGACCGTGCCACCCGCAGGGCGCGGCGCGACGCCGGGCGTGACGCGGGACGCGGCGCCGGGGGGTCGGGCCGATGA
- a CDS encoding acyl-CoA dehydrogenase family protein, translating to MTTPSFELGQDHLDLRDWVHQFAADVVRPAAAEWDEKEEFPWPVLEEAAKIGLYSIDFFATQSFDETGLGIPITMEELFWGDAGIGLSIVGTALAAAGVSSNGTPEQVGEWVPQMFGSPGDLKLAAFCSSEPDAGSDVGAMRTRATYDEATDEWVLNGTKTWATNGGLADIHVVTAVVDPDLRTRGQASFIVPPGTKGLSQGQKFHKHGIRASHTAEVVLDHVRVPGSCLLGGKEKLDARLARAREGASSGGSNASMATFERTRPAVGAQAIGIARAAYEVALDYAKTREQFGKPIIENQAIAFMLADMAMSIEASRLLVWRAAWMASQGKRFEQAEGSMSKLFAGETAVKVTTQAMQILGGNGFTREYPVERMSRDAKIYTIFEGTSEIQRLVIARSISGAPIR from the coding sequence GTGACCACACCTTCCTTCGAGCTCGGCCAGGACCACCTCGACCTCCGCGACTGGGTGCACCAGTTCGCCGCCGACGTCGTCCGGCCGGCGGCGGCCGAGTGGGACGAGAAGGAGGAGTTCCCGTGGCCGGTGCTCGAGGAGGCCGCCAAGATCGGGCTCTACTCGATCGACTTCTTCGCCACCCAGAGCTTCGACGAGACCGGGCTCGGCATCCCGATCACCATGGAGGAGCTCTTCTGGGGTGACGCCGGCATCGGCCTCTCCATCGTCGGGACGGCGCTGGCCGCCGCGGGCGTGAGCTCCAACGGCACGCCCGAGCAGGTCGGCGAGTGGGTGCCGCAGATGTTCGGCTCCCCGGGCGACCTCAAGCTGGCGGCGTTCTGCTCCTCCGAGCCCGACGCGGGCAGCGACGTCGGCGCGATGCGCACCCGGGCGACGTACGACGAGGCCACCGACGAGTGGGTCCTCAACGGCACCAAGACCTGGGCCACGAACGGCGGGCTGGCCGACATCCACGTCGTGACCGCGGTCGTCGACCCCGACCTGCGGACCCGCGGGCAGGCCAGCTTCATCGTGCCGCCGGGGACGAAGGGGCTCAGCCAGGGGCAGAAGTTCCACAAGCACGGCATCCGCGCGAGCCACACCGCCGAGGTCGTGCTCGACCACGTCCGGGTGCCCGGCAGCTGCCTGCTCGGCGGCAAGGAGAAGCTCGACGCCCGGCTGGCCCGGGCCCGCGAGGGCGCGAGCTCCGGCGGCAGCAACGCCAGCATGGCGACCTTCGAGCGGACCCGCCCGGCCGTCGGCGCGCAGGCGATCGGCATCGCGCGCGCGGCGTACGAGGTGGCGCTCGACTACGCGAAGACGCGGGAGCAGTTCGGCAAGCCGATCATCGAGAACCAGGCGATCGCGTTCATGCTGGCCGACATGGCGATGTCGATCGAGGCGTCCCGCCTGCTCGTGTGGCGCGCGGCCTGGATGGCCAGCCAGGGCAAGCGCTTCGAGCAGGCCGAGGGCTCGATGTCGAAGCTGTTCGCGGGCGAGACCGCCGTGAAGGTGACCACGCAGGCGATGCAGATCCTGGGCGGCAACGGCTTCACGCGCGAGTACCCCGTCGAGCGCATGTCGCGCGACGCCAAGATCTACACGATCTTCGAGGGCACCTCCGAGATCCAGCGCCTGGTGATCGCACGCTCGATCTCCGGGGCGCCGATCCGCTGA
- a CDS encoding YceI family protein, giving the protein MSIFSRKSESTTTDVFDAPTAAVEDISGDYTIDQTHTRLGFSTRHAMVTTVRGQFTDFTGTAHIDTANPGQSSVNLVIQTASVDTGVADRDGHLRSADFFDADNNKEITFVSTNVTRDGDDWDITGDLTIKGVSKPVTISFESTGSARDPFGNLRVGFEGGTSINRKDWDLTWNAALETGGVLVSEKIKLEFDVSAIRNA; this is encoded by the coding sequence ATGAGCATCTTCAGCCGCAAGTCCGAGTCCACCACCACGGACGTCTTCGACGCCCCCACCGCCGCCGTCGAGGACATCTCCGGCGACTACACCATCGACCAGACGCACACGCGTCTCGGCTTCAGCACCCGCCACGCGATGGTCACGACCGTCCGCGGCCAGTTCACCGACTTCACGGGCACCGCGCACATCGACACCGCGAACCCGGGCCAGTCCTCGGTCAACCTCGTCATCCAGACCGCCTCGGTCGACACCGGTGTCGCGGACCGCGACGGCCACCTGCGCTCGGCCGACTTCTTCGACGCCGACAACAACAAGGAGATCACCTTCGTCTCGACGAACGTGACCCGCGACGGCGACGACTGGGACATCACCGGCGACCTGACCATCAAGGGTGTCTCCAAGCCCGTCACGATCTCCTTCGAGTCCACCGGCTCGGCCCGCGACCCGTTCGGCAACCTGCGCGTCGGCTTCGAGGGCGGCACCTCGATCAACCGCAAGGACTGGGACCTCACCTGGAACGCCGCGCTCGAGACCGGCGGCGTCCTCGTCTCCGAGAAGATCAAGCTCGAGTTCGACGTCTCGGCGATCCGCAACGCCTGA
- the mctP gene encoding monocarboxylate uptake permease MctP: MNGVAVGVFTFLFLLVTVLGFAAARWRRADNLETLDEWGLGGRGFGTFIAWFLIGGDIYTAYTFIAVPATLYAGSVVGFFAVPYTIVVYPLIFLFLPRLWSVSHRHSYVTPADFVGGRYDSKGLALAVAVTGILATMPYIALQLVGMQVVLEVMGIGTGSDNWFVKDIPLFLAFIVLAAYTYSSGLRAPALIAFVKDTLIYLVIIVAVIYLPGQVGGWGHIFQVAQDSFNASNKENADAIAAGAAPAKGVVPPPAAQWAYASLALGSALALFMYPHSITGVLSTRSRTVIRRNAALLPAYSFLLGLLALLGFVAIAAGIKVENAQQSVPQLFEQEFTPWFAGVAFAAIVIGALVPAAIMSIAAANLWTRNIYKAFIKPDATPKQEATQSKLVSLVVKLGALVFVLAFSNQFAINLQLLGGVWILQTLPAIVVGLYTRWFHRTALLVGWAVGMAYGTWLAYGVPLPGQPDSHFGGPLVVFPGAETTKVYIALVAVLANLLVTVVLTLVFRAIKLDPGVDQTHADDYVVDAGEEGVAEELDPHAPVHG; this comes from the coding sequence ATGAACGGCGTGGCGGTCGGCGTCTTCACCTTCCTCTTCCTGCTCGTCACGGTGCTCGGCTTCGCGGCCGCGCGCTGGCGGCGCGCGGACAACCTGGAAACCCTCGACGAGTGGGGCCTGGGCGGTCGCGGCTTCGGCACGTTCATCGCCTGGTTCCTCATCGGCGGCGACATCTACACGGCGTACACCTTCATCGCGGTCCCCGCGACGCTGTACGCCGGCAGCGTGGTCGGCTTCTTCGCGGTGCCGTACACGATCGTGGTCTACCCGCTGATCTTCCTGTTCCTGCCGCGGCTCTGGTCGGTCTCGCACCGCCACAGCTACGTCACCCCGGCCGACTTCGTCGGGGGCCGCTACGACTCCAAGGGCCTGGCCCTGGCCGTCGCGGTGACCGGGATCCTGGCGACGATGCCCTACATCGCGCTGCAGCTGGTCGGCATGCAGGTGGTGCTCGAGGTGATGGGCATCGGCACCGGCAGCGACAACTGGTTCGTCAAGGACATCCCGCTGTTCCTGGCGTTCATCGTGCTCGCGGCCTACACCTACTCCTCGGGCCTGCGCGCGCCCGCGCTGATCGCGTTCGTCAAGGACACGCTGATCTACCTCGTCATCATCGTCGCGGTGATCTACCTCCCCGGCCAGGTCGGCGGCTGGGGCCACATCTTCCAGGTGGCCCAGGACAGCTTCAACGCGAGCAACAAGGAGAACGCCGACGCGATCGCCGCCGGTGCGGCCCCCGCGAAGGGCGTCGTGCCACCCCCGGCGGCACAGTGGGCCTACGCCTCGCTGGCGCTCGGCTCGGCGCTGGCGCTGTTCATGTACCCCCACTCGATCACCGGCGTCCTCTCCACCCGCAGCCGCACGGTGATCCGCCGCAACGCGGCCCTGCTGCCGGCGTACTCCTTCCTGCTCGGGCTCCTCGCCCTGCTCGGCTTCGTCGCGATCGCGGCCGGGATCAAGGTCGAGAACGCCCAGCAGTCGGTGCCGCAGCTCTTCGAGCAGGAGTTCACGCCGTGGTTCGCGGGCGTCGCCTTCGCGGCGATCGTGATCGGGGCGCTGGTCCCGGCGGCGATCATGTCGATCGCGGCGGCGAACCTGTGGACGCGCAACATCTACAAGGCGTTCATCAAGCCCGACGCGACGCCGAAGCAGGAGGCCACCCAGAGCAAGCTGGTCTCGCTCGTGGTCAAGCTCGGGGCGCTGGTCTTCGTCCTCGCGTTCTCCAACCAGTTCGCGATCAACCTGCAGCTGCTCGGCGGGGTCTGGATCCTGCAGACGCTGCCGGCGATCGTGGTCGGCCTCTACACGCGCTGGTTCCACCGCACCGCGCTGCTGGTCGGCTGGGCGGTCGGGATGGCGTACGGCACCTGGCTGGCGTACGGCGTGCCTCTCCCGGGCCAGCCGGACAGCCACTTCGGCGGCCCGCTCGTGGTGTTCCCCGGCGCCGAGACGACCAAGGTCTACATCGCGCTCGTCGCGGTGCTGGCCAACCTGCTCGTCACCGTCGTGCTCACGCTGGTCTTCCGTGCGATCAAGCTCGACCCGGGCGTCGACCAGACCCACGCCGACGACTACGTCGTCGACGCGGGCGAGGAGGGCGTCGCCGAGGAGCTCGACCCGCACGCCCCGGTGCACGGCTGA
- a CDS encoding GNAT family N-acetyltransferase yields the protein MDLPGLPDGLTARPLTTADAAGVHAAIAAEEVVDLGEAEMTLEDVVADWQRPSYDIASSTVGVLDGDLLVGYADLAGPDTAYTAVLPSHQGRGIGTALAHWLQRAARERGSTTIGTQVPEGSAADRLMADLGYRLRWTAWDLELPEGHEIEPPALRDGSTLRDATEADRAAAWTLVEDAFLEWSDRERHSLEDWGALVWGRPGFEPWNLRLLFSPAGELVGVTHVHLTGDSGYVARVAVRADHRGRGLSRTLLVDAFARAREHGAVRCYLSTDTRAGARAIYERVGMVVTSTWVNRAIDL from the coding sequence ATGGACCTGCCCGGCCTGCCCGACGGCCTGACCGCGCGCCCGCTGACGACGGCGGACGCCGCCGGCGTGCACGCCGCGATCGCCGCCGAGGAGGTCGTGGACCTCGGCGAGGCCGAGATGACGCTCGAGGACGTGGTGGCCGACTGGCAGCGGCCGTCGTACGACATCGCGTCGAGCACGGTGGGGGTCCTGGACGGCGACCTGCTCGTCGGGTACGCCGACCTGGCCGGCCCGGACACGGCGTACACCGCCGTCCTCCCTTCCCACCAGGGTCGGGGGATCGGCACCGCCCTGGCGCACTGGCTGCAGCGCGCCGCCCGGGAGCGCGGCTCGACCACGATCGGCACCCAGGTGCCCGAGGGCAGCGCGGCCGACCGCCTGATGGCCGACCTCGGCTACCGGCTGCGGTGGACCGCGTGGGACCTCGAGCTGCCGGAGGGCCACGAGATCGAGCCGCCCGCGCTGCGCGACGGATCCACGCTGCGCGACGCGACGGAGGCCGACCGGGCGGCCGCGTGGACGCTCGTCGAGGACGCCTTCCTCGAGTGGTCGGACCGCGAGCGCCACTCCCTCGAGGACTGGGGGGCGCTGGTCTGGGGCCGCCCGGGCTTCGAGCCGTGGAACCTCCGGCTGCTCTTCTCCCCCGCCGGCGAGCTCGTCGGGGTGACGCACGTCCACCTCACCGGTGACAGCGGGTACGTCGCCCGCGTGGCCGTCCGCGCCGACCACCGCGGCCGCGGGCTCTCGCGGACGCTGCTGGTGGACGCCTTCGCGCGGGCCCGGGAGCACGGGGCGGTGCGGTGCTACCTCTCGACCGACACCCGGGCCGGCGCGCGCGCGATCTACGAGCGGGTCGGGATGGTCGTGACCTCGACCTGGGTGAACCGGGCGATCGACCTGTGA
- a CDS encoding aromatic acid exporter family protein — translation MSRDDVRRWVHENARDPVFWTEVIQIVKTVVAGVISWVLATHVLDLQQSFLAPWAAILVVHATVYRTFSQGARQVGATVVGVLVAWVVGNLLGLSPLAVGVALLAGLAIGALPWFEGQGTTAAATALVVLTTGFSTNDNVLVSRLVDTAVGVVVGLLVNLVVWPPLRRRTAIRALDALDDRIGRHLTAMGEGLVRDLDDEAIDDWVDEIRDLDAELDQTWALVRQARESARLNPRRQAKEFRDPRQWTTLLHDLEQAIAESLSICHTVRLATQQGQPWHDEFRDAYAQVLCAGGHAIEDADRDGLRRCRDDLDQVIEIGARSDPDPYLWPVYGALVVNLRNILDAMDEVAGANPLHQPPLPFRGRGAAAS, via the coding sequence GTGTCCCGCGACGACGTCCGTCGCTGGGTGCACGAGAACGCGCGCGACCCGGTCTTCTGGACCGAGGTCATCCAGATCGTCAAGACCGTGGTCGCCGGGGTCATCTCGTGGGTGCTCGCCACCCACGTCCTGGACCTGCAGCAGTCGTTCCTGGCGCCGTGGGCGGCGATCCTGGTCGTGCACGCGACCGTCTACCGCACCTTCTCCCAGGGCGCCCGGCAGGTCGGTGCGACCGTCGTCGGCGTGCTGGTCGCCTGGGTGGTCGGCAACCTGCTCGGCCTGTCCCCGCTCGCGGTCGGCGTCGCGCTGCTGGCGGGGCTGGCGATCGGGGCGCTGCCGTGGTTCGAGGGCCAGGGCACCACGGCGGCCGCCACCGCGCTGGTGGTGCTGACGACCGGCTTCTCGACCAACGACAACGTGCTGGTCTCGCGGCTCGTCGACACCGCCGTCGGCGTGGTCGTGGGCCTGCTGGTGAACCTCGTCGTGTGGCCGCCCCTGCGCCGGCGTACGGCGATCCGCGCGCTCGACGCGCTGGACGACCGCATCGGCCGCCACCTCACCGCGATGGGCGAGGGCCTGGTGCGCGACCTCGACGACGAGGCCATCGACGACTGGGTCGACGAGATCCGCGACCTCGACGCCGAGCTCGACCAGACCTGGGCGCTGGTGCGCCAGGCCCGCGAGAGCGCGCGGCTGAACCCGCGCCGCCAGGCCAAGGAGTTCCGCGACCCCCGCCAGTGGACGACCCTGCTGCACGACCTCGAGCAGGCGATCGCCGAGTCGCTGAGCATCTGCCACACCGTCCGGCTCGCCACGCAGCAGGGCCAGCCCTGGCACGACGAGTTCCGCGACGCCTACGCCCAGGTGCTGTGCGCGGGCGGGCACGCGATCGAGGACGCCGACCGCGACGGCCTGCGCCGGTGCCGTGACGACCTCGACCAGGTGATCGAGATCGGCGCGCGCAGCGACCCGGACCCCTACCTCTGGCCGGTGTACGGCGCGCTCGTCGTCAACCTGCGCAACATCCTCGACGCGATGGACGAGGTGGCCGGCGCCAACCCGCTGCACCAGCCGCCGCTGCCGTTCCGCGGCCGCGGGGCTGCGGCGTCGTGA